The sequence GGCTTGCTGTCGTAGGGGGAGGCTTGTGCGGGAGGGGGTCGGGGACGAGAGCCGCTGTTGGGAGCCTTTGGCTCCCAAGGTGCTCCAGGTTGACGAAGGGCAATCCGCTTTTTTTTCCGAACTCGCCACGTTGTTTTTGAAGCATCCTACAGCGATGGGCAATTGGAAGCGGGGCTTAGAGCCTGTTGTGCGCGGCGGAGCGTGGCCCGGAAAGCGTTCGTTCACGGACTTTCTTTCCCGGGCAGTGGAGCCGCGCTACAGGCTCTTGGCTTCGGGTCCAGGATCACAGCCCAAAAAAGGCGTTTTTGCCTACTTTTGTCGCCTTGAACAAAAGTAGGGCGCTGTAAGAGCGCAACACTTCATAATGATGACGAGCCTAACCCTCACCGCGAATGCGCTACGTATCAAACAATCCCCCAAAACCTATGATGAAATCTGCCGCCCCGAAAAACCGAAGAGCCTAATCCAACAAGAAAATCACACCATCCCTACCCCCCCCCTTACAACGACGAACAATTGGCCCTGAAACCTAGAGCCTGTCTCGGGCGGCGAAGCGCAGCCCGATTGAGTCCACAGGGTGGACAATCGTTTCGGGCAGCGAAAGCCGCCTACAGGCTCTTGGCTTCGGGGCCAGGCCCACAGCGTAGAAAAGCGTTTTTTGCTTCATTTTGTCGCTTCGGACAAAAAGAAGTCGCTGTAAAAGCGAAACACTTCGTAATGATGACGAGCCTAGCTTCCGCCGCGAATGCGCTACCAATCAAACAAATTTCAACTCTTCATATGGAGAACGCGTTCATCTCCACCGCGAATGCGCTGCGTATCAAAGAAGCAACGACACCTCGTATGGAATGACGAATAAAAGATCACCGCGAATGCGCTACGTGCCCCTCAAAAAAAGGGAACGAAAACACCGAGCGTCTTCCACAGCCGGACCAAGACGCACGGCTTTGCGTTTCCCCCCTCCAAGTGCTAGGAGGACTCACGCCCGGCGGGCATCCGGCCAGCCGAAATACCAGGGGGCGCACAGTGCGCCCCGGAGAACGACCATGCACGATGACGAAACCAAGGAATTCCTCGACTCCCTGCCGGAGTTGGAGGAAGGCAAGACATATTGTTTCAAATGTTACCCCGGAATCCAGTGCTTCAACGCCTGCTGTTCCGATCTGGACATGATCCTGACACCCTACGACGTCCTGCGTATGCGCAGCGCCCTGGGCACCGACAGCATTGATTTCCTGCGGGTATACACCACCGGACACCGTGCGCCCGAGACCAATTTTCCGGTGTTCAAGTTCAAGATGACGGACAGCGCTGCACGGACCTGCGCTTTTGTGACCGACCAGGGCTGCCGCATCTATGAGGACCGGCCCGGAGCCTGCCGCATGTATCCCCTTGGCCGGGCAACGAAACCCGACGGCAAGGGCGGCGTCAGTGAACAGTTCTTCATCGTCAAGGAAGATCATTGTCGGGGATTCCTGGAAAAAGAAGAATGGACCGGCGCATCCTGGAAGCAGGATCAGGGGTTCCATGAATATACGGCCAGCAACGACCGGTACATGCACATCCTTTCCCGTGTCAGGGAAGGCGGTCATGCCGTGTCCGACAAGATGAGCCACATGGCCACCCTGGCCCTGTACAAGGTCGACGAGTTCCAGCGGTTCATAGAGAAAATGCGCCTGTTCGAGCGCGTGGATGTGGACGAGAAGCGGCAGAAAGCGATACTCAGTGATGAATTCGTCTGTCTGTCCTTTGCCATGGACTGGTTCGAGCTGATGCTGTTCCACGACACCACCAAGCTCAAGCCGAAAAATGTCCCCACCCGCACCCCGTGCGGCAAATAGCAGGAAGGAACCGACCATGTCTTTACCGGAAAATTCCAAACTCATGAGCATCCGCACTTTCCTGAAAAGGAAGGCGGACTTCAAGCCCGGCCACAAGCTGGTCTTCACCAACGGCTGCTTCGATATCCTGCATCCCGGCCACGTGGACCTGCTCACCCGCGCCCGTGCGCTCGGCGACTCCCTCATCCTCGGGCTGAACTCCGACGAGTCCGTCAGGATGCTCGGCAAGGGCGATGACCGCCCTCTCAATCCCCAGGAAGACCGCGCCTTTGTCCTGGCAGCGCTCGCCTGCGTGGATTACATCGTCATCTTCCACGAATCCACTCCGTTGGAACTCATCAAGGCCTGCCGCCCCCAAATCCTGGTCAAGGGCGGCGACTGGCCGGTTGACCAGATCGTGGGCGGGGACGTGGTCGAAAAAGCGGGCGGCAAGGTGCACAGTTTGAAATTGCTTGAAGGCTATTCCACGACCAGCTTTCTGGAGAAGGTGCGGGGCTAGGAAAGCCTCCGGCGGTCCCTTCGGAATCCCATAGTCCGCTTCGCTCGCAGGCGTACTGTCGATATCTGCCGCAAACGAACGGCGCACCATGCATAAACATGGTGCGCCGTTTTTTCTATCTCAATATGCCTTTCATCACATCAACCCCGCGAAGCGGCGTCAAAAAGTTTTGGAGAGTCCAGAGAACCTTTTTCAAAAGGTTCTCTGGTCGCGCCGAAGGCGATTGCCGGGAGGCACTCCCTATGCGGCGACGTGCGAACCGAATATCTCCCAGGTCTTCAAGAAGGTGGCGTCGAAGGTCCGGTTCTCAACATGACTCCGCGCCCTGAGCCGCATGTATTCAATTCGTTCAGGAGTATCGACCATGTGGATGATGGCCCGGAGCAGGGAGTCGGGATCGTTGGCAGGGACGATGAGTCCGGTTTCGTTGGGGAGCACGTTTTCGGCCGGGCCGCCCTTGTCCGTGACGATGACGGGCAGGCCCGATGCCTGGGCTTCAAGGACCACGTTGCCGAAGGTGTCCGTGGCCGAGGGGAATACGAACAGGTCGGAGCTGGCATAGGCCTGGGCCAGGGATTCGCCCTTGAGTACGCCGGTGAAGGTGGCCGGGGCGTTGCGGAGTGTGCGCTGCATTTCCTGGAGATAGGGGCCGTCGCCCACCACGATCAGTTGCAGGCCGTCGCGCATCTTGGCGGCCTTCTGGAAGGCTTCGGTCAGGACATCGAGGCCTTTTTCCACGGAGACCCGGCCCACGTAAAGGAGTTTGGTCCGGGAGCCCACATCGAATCGGTTGAAAAAGCCGTTGCGTTTGGCCGGGTGGAACCGGTCCGTGTCAACGCCGCGCGGGTAGGTGACGATCTTGCCTGGATCGATGCCCCGGTCGGTCAGCTCGAAGCGGGTGGCCTCTGAAGGCGCATAGATGACCTGCATCTGGTTGTAGAACCAGCTCATGTATTTCCAGCAGCCTTCTTCAAGACCGGCGTCCTCGGTGAACGCGCCCACGTATTCGGGAAAGGCGGTGTGATAGGTGCCGTGGAAGGGGAGCTTGAGAATCTTGGAGATGGCCAGGGCCGCCAGTCCGACCGGCCCGGGAGTGGCCGCCAGGATGCAGTCGTATTCCTGTTCGAAGCAGTGGGTGAGCATGTCCAGGAAGGGTGGGTAGGCCAGGGTGATTTCGGGGTATTCCGGCACGGAGAACCGGCCCACGGGTTCGAAGGAGACCGCGCCGGGCACATCCGCCTTGGCCCCGCAGGTGATCACGGTCATGTCCTTGCCGTGGCGGGCCACCATTTCGAGCTGCTGCCGGATGGTTCGGGCTACGCCGTTGACCTCGTCGAAGGTGTCGGTGAAATGGGCGATCTTGAGATCGTCATCGGGCTGTTGCCTGTTGCGCTTGCGGAACCGGGCCAGGCAATCCCGGGAAAATCTCCTCTCCGTGGAGAAAAGGTCGTATCCGACGAAATAGGGGGCGAGCAGGGCGTAGAGCGAACCTGCCGAGCCGACCGAGTGGAATACGTCGAACAGGTTTGCGCCGAGTACCGAGTTCAGGGTCCGGTCCGCGAACTGCGAGAGCACCCGATTGGCGGCCAGGGACACGAACCGCGCCCACTCCTTTTCCAGGGTGACCACGTCGTCCATCTGTCCCCGGGCGATGCGCATCAGGGTGGGGTCGTGGGCGATGATGTCGGACGCCTCCTTGAGGAGCATGTCCTGCACCGAGTCGGTGGGACCGTACTCCCGGTACAGGGTGGCCTTGCCGCGCCCGATGATGCGTTGCAGGAGGGTGGATAGCGAGGGCTTGGCTTCCTGGCCGGGGGAAAGGGCGGACTTGATGAATCTGAAGCAGAGGTGCTCGGAGACTTCCGGGCTCATGTTGCCGATGCGGGAGCGGTAGAACTGGTAGCCGATGCCGTAGAGGTTGTGGGCCATGGTCCGGGGCGTGGCGGCCGTGCCAGCGGGTTTGCAGGTGTGGCTGCGCAGGCCCTTGAGCACATTGGTCAGGGTGGGCTGCCCGGTGAATGCGGTGAACATTCGGGCGATGTTCAGTGAACTGTGGTCGTCGGAACCGCCGGTCAGTCCTTTTTCCCACGGGGTGTCGCCCCAGGGGGCTGTCTTGTGGGTGTTGGCCAAACGCTCCATGTCCATGGGCGTGAGCCGGGTGACGATGTCTCGCAGGGTCTGGTTCTGACGGGCATCGCGGGTGCCGTTCTCCTCGAAGAGGTCGAAAAGCAGCAGCGATTGCTCGAAGTGGGCGGGGGTCAGCCGGTCGTTGACGGCAAAGAGCGGGTGGGCCAGGACATGGACGATGTTTTGCTCCCGGAGATAGGGCACTAGGTCGAACACGTTTTCCCTGTGCCGCTGGATATCTTGGTGCTGCACTTCGCTGATGCCGTAGGCGAGCACGTGCAGCTTGCATTTGTCCTCGGGGAAGTAGGTGGTGATTTCCTCGCTGACAAAGGTGTTCGGCAGGTGGGCGATCTCAAGCGCACCGGCAATGGTGTTGTGGTCGGTGATGGTGACCATGTCCATGCCGCGCGCGCAGGCGATGTTGTAGAGATCGATCGGTTCGGTGAAGCTTTCCGGGCAGCCGATCTTTTGCAGTATCCACTGGGAAGGACGGGTGGAAAACTTTGAGTGGACATGCATGTCCACGTTGAACCGATCCGGCATGGGTGCCTCCAGGGCGTTGTAGCGTTATGCGCAGCGGCGGGTCAGGCCGTCTTCGGCCTCGGACTGGCAATGGACGCACAGCCGGGCCGAGGGGTTGGCCTTGAGCCGGGCCACGCCGATGTGATCGCCGCATTCCTCGCACATGCCGTAGTCCGTTTCCGTGAGCCGTTTCAGCGCCGTTTCCAATTCGCGGATGCGGGCCACGCGGCGGCGCTGCATGGCAACGTTCAGGCCGTGCTGGGCCAGTTGAGCTGCGAAATCCGTGTCGTCCGGGCAGTTTTCCACTACGGGAATATCAATGGAAGAGTGTCCTGTGACGTTGTTCAATCCCTGCATGAGGTGGGTCCTGATTTCCTTGAGTTGTGTCTCGGTCATGGCGCCTCCCAAATTGGTGGATGTTGAATTGACTCCTTCTCTATTCCTTCTCTCGGGCAAGTGGGTGGCGCTTT is a genomic window of Pseudodesulfovibrio sp. S3 containing:
- a CDS encoding YkgJ family cysteine cluster protein — its product is MHDDETKEFLDSLPELEEGKTYCFKCYPGIQCFNACCSDLDMILTPYDVLRMRSALGTDSIDFLRVYTTGHRAPETNFPVFKFKMTDSAARTCAFVTDQGCRIYEDRPGACRMYPLGRATKPDGKGGVSEQFFIVKEDHCRGFLEKEEWTGASWKQDQGFHEYTASNDRYMHILSRVREGGHAVSDKMSHMATLALYKVDEFQRFIEKMRLFERVDVDEKRQKAILSDEFVCLSFAMDWFELMLFHDTTKLKPKNVPTRTPCGK
- the rfaE2 gene encoding D-glycero-beta-D-manno-heptose 1-phosphate adenylyltransferase encodes the protein MSLPENSKLMSIRTFLKRKADFKPGHKLVFTNGCFDILHPGHVDLLTRARALGDSLILGLNSDESVRMLGKGDDRPLNPQEDRAFVLAALACVDYIVIFHESTPLELIKACRPQILVKGGDWPVDQIVGGDVVEKAGGKVHSLKLLEGYSTTSFLEKVRG
- a CDS encoding glycosyltransferase; the encoded protein is MPDRFNVDMHVHSKFSTRPSQWILQKIGCPESFTEPIDLYNIACARGMDMVTITDHNTIAGALEIAHLPNTFVSEEITTYFPEDKCKLHVLAYGISEVQHQDIQRHRENVFDLVPYLREQNIVHVLAHPLFAVNDRLTPAHFEQSLLLFDLFEENGTRDARQNQTLRDIVTRLTPMDMERLANTHKTAPWGDTPWEKGLTGGSDDHSSLNIARMFTAFTGQPTLTNVLKGLRSHTCKPAGTAATPRTMAHNLYGIGYQFYRSRIGNMSPEVSEHLCFRFIKSALSPGQEAKPSLSTLLQRIIGRGKATLYREYGPTDSVQDMLLKEASDIIAHDPTLMRIARGQMDDVVTLEKEWARFVSLAANRVLSQFADRTLNSVLGANLFDVFHSVGSAGSLYALLAPYFVGYDLFSTERRFSRDCLARFRKRNRQQPDDDLKIAHFTDTFDEVNGVARTIRQQLEMVARHGKDMTVITCGAKADVPGAVSFEPVGRFSVPEYPEITLAYPPFLDMLTHCFEQEYDCILAATPGPVGLAALAISKILKLPFHGTYHTAFPEYVGAFTEDAGLEEGCWKYMSWFYNQMQVIYAPSEATRFELTDRGIDPGKIVTYPRGVDTDRFHPAKRNGFFNRFDVGSRTKLLYVGRVSVEKGLDVLTEAFQKAAKMRDGLQLIVVGDGPYLQEMQRTLRNAPATFTGVLKGESLAQAYASSDLFVFPSATDTFGNVVLEAQASGLPVIVTDKGGPAENVLPNETGLIVPANDPDSLLRAIIHMVDTPERIEYMRLRARSHVENRTFDATFLKTWEIFGSHVAA
- a CDS encoding TraR/DksA family transcriptional regulator codes for the protein MTETQLKEIRTHLMQGLNNVTGHSSIDIPVVENCPDDTDFAAQLAQHGLNVAMQRRRVARIRELETALKRLTETDYGMCEECGDHIGVARLKANPSARLCVHCQSEAEDGLTRRCA